The Pseudomonas fluorescens genome includes a window with the following:
- a CDS encoding thioredoxin family protein → MSETNKIDWVHHTSYVHAIEQSKSTGKPILIYFHSQSCNGCNRLVDSVFNDPQLIGAVNESTIPVWVEVENSQPDPRISELVGSHIFIMSPVLQLISSDGDIYHKFLGAPLHTRLDLGYCRVHHDVEGDIDASETVSQLSVGLAKQAMASFNYSIAESKLRKALNASSTASVAVREAAYWLPVVQARGQYPEDSLSEDGIAQTAIAREVRRFCNTLIQVPDHELMADWPGVQGEGGWAHYTDCLRELCLGIYQMLLDVATETAQKRAAQGRGLSLAQMIIRDWQISFRDLQASLIGLKGPEYDQQHLHQNYTLGKQRTIRNNIVHCVMAEFWAHSPAIRSTLEASRTGIRHSKDVSPALLNWKIHGPAPYNFGSIQSLLTLWEKRHQQLVEEFSGITDTELDASLNWWEDSPISVKFRLCRLGWHFHDHAAVVETICQRIGHERSETELLAKLLFNALGRAEGEMVGLSRDEQQALFASAASQLKTRSDELARIYEGYLYKRENASYATSNTQPVAAAV, encoded by the coding sequence ATGAGCGAAACCAACAAGATTGACTGGGTCCACCATACGTCCTACGTCCACGCCATTGAGCAATCCAAATCGACTGGCAAGCCGATACTGATTTATTTCCATAGCCAGTCCTGTAATGGTTGTAATCGCTTGGTGGACAGCGTTTTCAACGACCCCCAGCTTATCGGTGCGGTCAATGAGTCAACGATTCCGGTGTGGGTTGAAGTGGAGAACTCCCAACCCGACCCACGCATCTCCGAGTTGGTCGGGAGCCACATCTTCATCATGTCGCCGGTTCTCCAACTCATTTCCAGCGACGGTGACATCTACCATAAATTCCTCGGTGCTCCGCTCCATACGCGACTCGACCTGGGGTACTGCCGTGTGCATCACGATGTCGAGGGTGATATCGATGCCAGCGAAACCGTTTCCCAACTCTCGGTAGGCCTGGCCAAGCAGGCAATGGCCAGCTTCAACTATTCCATCGCCGAATCGAAATTGCGAAAGGCGCTGAACGCCAGCAGTACGGCCAGCGTGGCGGTGCGGGAAGCGGCGTATTGGCTGCCTGTCGTGCAGGCCCGTGGACAATACCCTGAAGACAGCTTGTCTGAAGATGGCATCGCGCAGACAGCCATTGCCCGCGAAGTGCGCCGCTTCTGCAATACGCTGATCCAAGTGCCGGACCATGAACTGATGGCCGACTGGCCGGGTGTCCAGGGCGAAGGCGGCTGGGCCCATTACACTGACTGCCTGCGTGAGTTGTGCCTGGGCATCTACCAGATGCTGCTGGATGTCGCGACCGAAACGGCGCAGAAACGCGCGGCACAAGGCCGCGGGTTGAGCCTTGCGCAAATGATCATCCGGGACTGGCAGATTTCCTTCCGAGACCTGCAAGCCAGCCTCATCGGTCTCAAGGGTCCCGAATACGATCAGCAGCACCTGCATCAGAATTACACCCTCGGCAAGCAGCGGACGATTCGCAACAACATCGTCCACTGCGTCATGGCCGAGTTCTGGGCGCACTCCCCTGCTATCCGTTCGACCCTGGAAGCCAGCCGGACGGGCATCCGCCACTCCAAGGACGTCAGCCCGGCGTTGCTCAACTGGAAGATACATGGCCCGGCCCCCTACAACTTCGGCAGCATCCAGTCGTTGCTGACCCTCTGGGAAAAACGCCACCAACAGCTGGTGGAGGAGTTCTCCGGGATCACCGACACCGAACTCGACGCCTCGCTGAACTGGTGGGAAGACTCGCCTATCTCGGTGAAATTCCGTCTTTGCCGACTGGGTTGGCACTTCCACGATCATGCCGCGGTGGTCGAAACCATTTGCCAGCGAATCGGCCATGAACGATCAGAAACCGAACTGCTCGCCAAGCTCCTGTTCAACGCACTGGGCCGCGCCGAGGGTGAAATGGTGGGCCTGTCGCGAGACGAGCAGCAAGCGCTTTTCGCCAGCGCCGCCAGCCAACTGAAAACCCGCAGCGATGAGCTTGCCCGCATCTACGAGGGCTACCTCTACAAGCGGGAAAACGCCTCCTACGCCACGTCGAATACTCAGCCAGTAGCCGCGGCCGTGTGA